In a genomic window of Oncorhynchus keta strain PuntledgeMale-10-30-2019 chromosome 26, Oket_V2, whole genome shotgun sequence:
- the LOC118359078 gene encoding flavin-containing monooxygenase 5-like isoform X2 gives MVCTVAVIGAGPSGLTSIKSCLDEGLEPTCFESSDDIGGLWRFKEHPDPGRANIYQSVIINSSKEMMSYSDFPPPAHLPNNMHHPQLLSYLRLYAQTFDLFKHIYFQTTVVSVRQRPDFPVSGQWEVETERREGQREIQVFDAVMVCTGHFTQPHLPLNDFPGIEEFEGRYFHSWEYLSAEGLQGKRVVVVGIGNSGGDIAVDASRVAEQVYLSTRKGAWVVSRVGAGGLPGDLVGTSRLDRLVQKLFPAWITMMMEKKLNRTFDHRLYGLQPKHRFFAQIPVVNDDLPGRIISGRVLVKPNIREIKGSSVVFEDGSVVEKVDVVVFATGYNYDFPFLPSGLLTNGGHRLCLYRHVFPPGLARPSLAVVGFICNLGAINPLAEMQARWATQVFKGLLTLPSPEAMLQDVKRDTSTLPNRFACLERHPLQVDHIPYMDSMAEELGVRPNLLGLLLREPAVGLRVLLGPCTPYQYRLRGPGQWDGARQAILTQWERVAQPFRTRMPPQPESRTRASSSLILTLSGTVLLLTTFYTRHSLSSLLTGLLYKIYSLPEIIWGWK, from the exons ATGGTGTGTACAGTCGCAGTGATCGGTGCGGGTCCCTCAGGTCTGACCAGCATCAAGAGCTGTCTGGATGAGGGTCTGGAGCCCACCTGTTTCGAGAGCAGTGATGACATCGGGGGACTGTGGAGGTTCAAG GAGCATCCAGACCCAGGAAGGGCCAACATCTACCAGTCTGTCATCATCAACAGCTCCAAGGAGATGATGTCATACAGCGATTTCCCTCCTCCTGCTCACCTGCCCAACAACATGCACCACCCCCAGCTGCTGAGCTACCTACGACTTTACGCTCAGACCTTTGACCTCTTCAAGCACATCTACTTCCAG ACCACTGTGGTGAGTGTGCGTCAGAGGCCAGACTTCCCAGTATCAGGCCAGTgggaggtggagacagagaggagagaaggtcagAGGGAGATTCAGGTCTTTGATGCTGTGATGGTCTGCACCGGTCACTTTACACAACCACACTTGCCTCTCAATGACTTCCCAG GTATAGAAGAGTTTGAGGGCAGGTACTTTCACAGTTGGGAATACCTAAGTGCTGAGGGGCTGCAGGggaagagggtggtggtggttgggatTGGGAATTCTGGAGGTGACATCGCTGTGGATGCCAGCAGAGTAGCGGAGCAG GTGTACCTCAGCACACGGAAAGGGGCATGGGTGGTCAGCAGGGTGGGGGCGGGGGGACTGCCAGGTGACCTGGTGGGCACTTCAAGATTGGACAGGCTAGTGCAGAAGCTCTTCCCCGCCTGGATTACCATGATGATGGAGAAGAAACTGAACAGAACCTTCGACCACAGACTGTACGGCCTACAACCAAAACACAG GTTCTTTGCCCAGATCCCAGTGGTGAATGATGATCTACCTGGTCGAATCATCTCTGGTCGTGTTCTGGTCAAACCTAACATCAGGGAGATCAAAGGCTCCAGTGTGGTGTTTGAGGATGGGAGCGTCGTAGAaaag gTGGATGTTGTGGTGTTTGCCACTGGCTACAACTATGACTTTCCTTTCCTGCCTTCGGGTCTGCTGACTAATGGTGGTCACCGCCTGTGTCTGTATCGTCATGTGTTCCCCCCGGGGCTGGCTCGGCCCAGTCTGGCTGTAGTGGGCTTCATCTGTAACCTGGGAGCCATCAACCCTTTGGCTGAGATGCAGGCCCGCTGGGCCACCCAGGTCTTTAAAG GGTTACTAACACTGCCCTCACCAGAAGCCATGCTGCAGGACGTAAAGAGAGATACCAGCACGTTGCCAAACAG gTTTGCCTGTTTGGAGCGTCACCCTCTCCAGGTGGACCATATCCCCTACATGGACTCCATGGCAGAGGAGTTGGGGGTTCGTCCTAATCTCCTAGGGCTCCTGTTGAGGGAGCCTGCTGTGGGGCTGCGTGTGCTACTGGGGCCCTGCACCCCGTACCAGTACCGTCTGAGAGGGCCAGGACAGTGGGACGGAGCCCGACAGGCCATCCTCACCCAGTGGGAGCGTGTAGCCCAGCCCTTCAGGACCAGGATGCCGCCACAAccagagagcagaaccagagccTCCTCTAGTCTGATACTGACTCTGTCTGGCACTGTTCTCCTACTAACAACCTTCTATACCAGACACAGTCTCTCATCACTCCTCACAGGCCTCCTCTATAAGATATACAGTCTACCTGAGATCATATGGGGTTGGAAATGA
- the LOC118359078 gene encoding flavin-containing monooxygenase 5-like isoform X1, translated as MALKAYHNLGMRTALYSKLSYYTNCYTEKIERLLAVSSIMVCTVAVIGAGPSGLTSIKSCLDEGLEPTCFESSDDIGGLWRFKEHPDPGRANIYQSVIINSSKEMMSYSDFPPPAHLPNNMHHPQLLSYLRLYAQTFDLFKHIYFQTTVVSVRQRPDFPVSGQWEVETERREGQREIQVFDAVMVCTGHFTQPHLPLNDFPGIEEFEGRYFHSWEYLSAEGLQGKRVVVVGIGNSGGDIAVDASRVAEQVYLSTRKGAWVVSRVGAGGLPGDLVGTSRLDRLVQKLFPAWITMMMEKKLNRTFDHRLYGLQPKHRFFAQIPVVNDDLPGRIISGRVLVKPNIREIKGSSVVFEDGSVVEKVDVVVFATGYNYDFPFLPSGLLTNGGHRLCLYRHVFPPGLARPSLAVVGFICNLGAINPLAEMQARWATQVFKGLLTLPSPEAMLQDVKRDTSTLPNRFACLERHPLQVDHIPYMDSMAEELGVRPNLLGLLLREPAVGLRVLLGPCTPYQYRLRGPGQWDGARQAILTQWERVAQPFRTRMPPQPESRTRASSSLILTLSGTVLLLTTFYTRHSLSSLLTGLLYKIYSLPEIIWGWK; from the exons atGGCTCTGAAAGCGTACCACAATCTAGGGATGAGAACTGCGTTGTACTCTAAATTGTCCTATTATACAAACTGTTACACCGAGAAGATTGAAAGACTGCTAGCTGTAAG ttcCATCATGGTGTGTACAGTCGCAGTGATCGGTGCGGGTCCCTCAGGTCTGACCAGCATCAAGAGCTGTCTGGATGAGGGTCTGGAGCCCACCTGTTTCGAGAGCAGTGATGACATCGGGGGACTGTGGAGGTTCAAG GAGCATCCAGACCCAGGAAGGGCCAACATCTACCAGTCTGTCATCATCAACAGCTCCAAGGAGATGATGTCATACAGCGATTTCCCTCCTCCTGCTCACCTGCCCAACAACATGCACCACCCCCAGCTGCTGAGCTACCTACGACTTTACGCTCAGACCTTTGACCTCTTCAAGCACATCTACTTCCAG ACCACTGTGGTGAGTGTGCGTCAGAGGCCAGACTTCCCAGTATCAGGCCAGTgggaggtggagacagagaggagagaaggtcagAGGGAGATTCAGGTCTTTGATGCTGTGATGGTCTGCACCGGTCACTTTACACAACCACACTTGCCTCTCAATGACTTCCCAG GTATAGAAGAGTTTGAGGGCAGGTACTTTCACAGTTGGGAATACCTAAGTGCTGAGGGGCTGCAGGggaagagggtggtggtggttgggatTGGGAATTCTGGAGGTGACATCGCTGTGGATGCCAGCAGAGTAGCGGAGCAG GTGTACCTCAGCACACGGAAAGGGGCATGGGTGGTCAGCAGGGTGGGGGCGGGGGGACTGCCAGGTGACCTGGTGGGCACTTCAAGATTGGACAGGCTAGTGCAGAAGCTCTTCCCCGCCTGGATTACCATGATGATGGAGAAGAAACTGAACAGAACCTTCGACCACAGACTGTACGGCCTACAACCAAAACACAG GTTCTTTGCCCAGATCCCAGTGGTGAATGATGATCTACCTGGTCGAATCATCTCTGGTCGTGTTCTGGTCAAACCTAACATCAGGGAGATCAAAGGCTCCAGTGTGGTGTTTGAGGATGGGAGCGTCGTAGAaaag gTGGATGTTGTGGTGTTTGCCACTGGCTACAACTATGACTTTCCTTTCCTGCCTTCGGGTCTGCTGACTAATGGTGGTCACCGCCTGTGTCTGTATCGTCATGTGTTCCCCCCGGGGCTGGCTCGGCCCAGTCTGGCTGTAGTGGGCTTCATCTGTAACCTGGGAGCCATCAACCCTTTGGCTGAGATGCAGGCCCGCTGGGCCACCCAGGTCTTTAAAG GGTTACTAACACTGCCCTCACCAGAAGCCATGCTGCAGGACGTAAAGAGAGATACCAGCACGTTGCCAAACAG gTTTGCCTGTTTGGAGCGTCACCCTCTCCAGGTGGACCATATCCCCTACATGGACTCCATGGCAGAGGAGTTGGGGGTTCGTCCTAATCTCCTAGGGCTCCTGTTGAGGGAGCCTGCTGTGGGGCTGCGTGTGCTACTGGGGCCCTGCACCCCGTACCAGTACCGTCTGAGAGGGCCAGGACAGTGGGACGGAGCCCGACAGGCCATCCTCACCCAGTGGGAGCGTGTAGCCCAGCCCTTCAGGACCAGGATGCCGCCACAAccagagagcagaaccagagccTCCTCTAGTCTGATACTGACTCTGTCTGGCACTGTTCTCCTACTAACAACCTTCTATACCAGACACAGTCTCTCATCACTCCTCACAGGCCTCCTCTATAAGATATACAGTCTACCTGAGATCATATGGGGTTGGAAATGA